A portion of the Sabethes cyaneus chromosome 3, idSabCyanKW18_F2, whole genome shotgun sequence genome contains these proteins:
- the LOC128740584 gene encoding outer dense fiber protein 3-like, translating to MSPLVELTTPNEYHIPDVLGSSKEGPIRSAPAYTITGRQKARLPQCITFPGPGHYDSKIDPLVKKAPMFSMATRFRIPTDETMKPGPAAHHPEKVNLGHVPSYSFGIKHSEYLGQFPEPTRYRNQLIF from the exons atgtcacccctggtcgAGCTAACTA CGCCGAACGAATACCACATCCCGGACGTGCTCGGTTCTAGCAAGGAAGGCCCAATCCGTTCTGCCCCCGCCTACACAATCACTGGCCGTCAGAAGGCGAGACTGCCGCAGTGCATCACATTTCCCGGTCCCGGCCATTACGATTCCAAAATTGATCCGCTAGTGAAAAAGGCTCCGATGTTCTCGATGGCCACCCGCTTCCGCATACCGACCGATGAAACGATGAAGCCGGGACCGGCAGCGCACCATCCGGAGAAG GTTAATCTGGGCCACGTGCCGTCGTACAGTTTCGGAATAAAGCATTCGGAGTACCTTGGACAGTTTCCCGAACCGACACGCTACCGGAATCAGCTAATCTTCTAG